A single genomic interval of Oryza sativa Japonica Group chromosome 7, ASM3414082v1 harbors:
- the LOC107278232 gene encoding momilactone A synthase-like: protein MMLNAAAKKLVRGKSIAAHVFFSSSSRSRKLDGKVAVITGAASGIGEATAKEFVRNGAKVIIADIKDDLGRAVAGELGADAASYTHCDVTVEKDVASAVDLAVARHGRLDVVYSNAAIAGGAPPATLAALDLDEYDRVMAVNARSMLACVKHAARVMAPRRAGCILCTASTAAVLGGMAAPAYSMSKAAVVGMVRTVARQLARDGVRVNAISPHAVPTPMAIGLFSETFPAATAEEVRRMVTREMQELEGASLEVEDVARAAVFLASDEAKFITGHNLVVDGGFTAGKVLVRDPPGSA, encoded by the exons ATGATGCTTAACGCAGCAGCCAAAAAACTTGTCAG GGGGAAGAGCATAGCTGCTCACGTATTCTTCTCCTCGTCGTCAAGATCCAGAAAGTTGGATGGCAAAGTGGCCGTGATAACCGGCGCAGCGAGCGGCATCGGCGAGGCCACGGCGAAGGAGTTCGTCAGGAATGGCGCCAAGGTTATCATTGCCGATATCAAGGATGATCTCGGCCGCGCCGtggccggcgagctcggcgccgacgccgcgtcGTACACGCACTGCGACGTCACCGTCGAGAAGGATGTCGCCTCggccgtcgacctcgccgtgGCGCGACACGGCCGCCTCGACGTCGTGTACAGCAACGCCGCCATCGCGGGTGGCGCGCCTCCGGCCACGCTCGCGGCGCTCGACCTCGACGAGTACGACCGCGTCATGGCCGTCAACGCCAGGTCCATGTTGGCGTGCGTCAAGCACGCGGCGCGCGTCATGGCGCCCCGCCGCGCCGGTTGCATCCTCTGCACGGCCAgcacggcggcggtgctcggcggcatggcggcgccggcgtactCCATGTCGAAGGCGGCCGTCGTCGGCATGGTGCGGACGGTGGCGAGGCAGCTGGCGCGCGACGGCGTGCGGGTGAACGCCATCTCGCCGCACGCAGTCCCGACGCCGATGGCGATAGGTCTCTTCTCCGAGACGTTCccggcggcgaccgcggaggaggtgaggaggaTGGTGACGAGGGAGATGCAGGAGCTGGAAGGGGCGTCGCTGGAGGTGGAAGACGTGGCGAGGGCGGCCGTCTTCTTGGCGTCCGACGAGGCCAAGTTCATCACCGGCCACaacctcgtcgtcgacggcgggtTCACGGCAGGCAAGGTGCTCGTCCGGGATCCTCCGGGCTCTGCTTGA
- the LOC4344208 gene encoding momilactone A synthase-like isoform X1, whose translation MMLNAAANKLLSCRGKSIAAQVFSNGLADRLFSSSSSSRKLDGKVAVITGAASGIGEATAKEFVRNGAKVIIADIQDDLGRAVAAELGADAASYTHCDVTVEKDVAAAVDLAVARHGRLDVVYSNAGVIGAPAPASLAALDLDEYDRVMAVNARSMLACVKHAARVMAPRRAGCILCTASSAAVLGGVASPVYSMSKAAIVGMVRAVARQLARDGVRVNAISPHAIPTPMALGIIAETFPAATAEEVRRMVTREMQELEGTSLEVEDVARAAVFLASDEAKFVTGHNLVVDGGFTVGKDLLRNPPSST comes from the exons ATGATGCTCAACGCAGCAGCCAACAAACTTCTCAG TTGCAGGGGGAAGAGCATAGCTGCTCAGGTGTTCTCCAACGGCTTGGCCGATCGCCTCTTCTCCTCGTCGTCAAGCTCCAGAAAGTTGGATGGCAAAGTGGCCGTGATCaccggcgcggcgagcggcatcGGCGAGGCCACGGCGAAGGAGTTCGTCAGGAACGGCGCCAAGGTTATCATTGCCGATATCCAGGACGACCTCGgccgcgccgtggccgccgagctcggcgccgacgccgcgtcGTACACGCACTGCGACGTCACCGTCGAGAAGGATGTCGCCGCggccgtcgacctcgccgtgGCGCGCCACGGCCGCCTCGACGTCGTCTACAGCAACGCCGGCGTCATAGGAGCACCGGCTCCGGCCTCGCTCGCGGCGCTCGACCTCGACGAGTACGACCGCGTCATGGCCGTCAACGCCCGGTCGATGTTGGCGTGCGTCAAGCACGCGGCGCGCGTCatggcgccgcgccgcgccggctgcATCCTCTGCACGGCCAgctcggcggcggtgctcggcggCGTGGCGTCGCCGGTGTACTCCATGTCGAAGGCGGCCATCGTCGGCATGGTGCGCGCGGTGGCGAGGCAGCTGGCGCGCGACGGCGTGCGGGTGAACGCCATCTCGCCGCACGCCATCCCGACGCCGATGGCGCTAGGCATCATCGCCGAGACGTTCCCGGCGGCCACCGcggaggaggtgaggaggaTGGTGACGAGGGAGATGCAGGAGCTGGAAGGGACATCGCTGGAGGTGGAAGACGTGGCGAGGGCGGCCGTGTTCTTGGCGTCCGACGAGGCCAAGTTCGTCACCGGCCACaacctcgtcgtcgacggcggcttcACGGTGGGCAAAGACCTCCTCCGAAATCCACCGAGCTCTACTTGA
- the LOC4344208 gene encoding momilactone A synthase-like isoform X2 encodes MMLNAAANKLLRGKSIAAQVFSNGLADRLFSSSSSSRKLDGKVAVITGAASGIGEATAKEFVRNGAKVIIADIQDDLGRAVAAELGADAASYTHCDVTVEKDVAAAVDLAVARHGRLDVVYSNAGVIGAPAPASLAALDLDEYDRVMAVNARSMLACVKHAARVMAPRRAGCILCTASSAAVLGGVASPVYSMSKAAIVGMVRAVARQLARDGVRVNAISPHAIPTPMALGIIAETFPAATAEEVRRMVTREMQELEGTSLEVEDVARAAVFLASDEAKFVTGHNLVVDGGFTVGKDLLRNPPSST; translated from the exons ATGATGCTCAACGCAGCAGCCAACAAACTTCTCAG GGGGAAGAGCATAGCTGCTCAGGTGTTCTCCAACGGCTTGGCCGATCGCCTCTTCTCCTCGTCGTCAAGCTCCAGAAAGTTGGATGGCAAAGTGGCCGTGATCaccggcgcggcgagcggcatcGGCGAGGCCACGGCGAAGGAGTTCGTCAGGAACGGCGCCAAGGTTATCATTGCCGATATCCAGGACGACCTCGgccgcgccgtggccgccgagctcggcgccgacgccgcgtcGTACACGCACTGCGACGTCACCGTCGAGAAGGATGTCGCCGCggccgtcgacctcgccgtgGCGCGCCACGGCCGCCTCGACGTCGTCTACAGCAACGCCGGCGTCATAGGAGCACCGGCTCCGGCCTCGCTCGCGGCGCTCGACCTCGACGAGTACGACCGCGTCATGGCCGTCAACGCCCGGTCGATGTTGGCGTGCGTCAAGCACGCGGCGCGCGTCatggcgccgcgccgcgccggctgcATCCTCTGCACGGCCAgctcggcggcggtgctcggcggCGTGGCGTCGCCGGTGTACTCCATGTCGAAGGCGGCCATCGTCGGCATGGTGCGCGCGGTGGCGAGGCAGCTGGCGCGCGACGGCGTGCGGGTGAACGCCATCTCGCCGCACGCCATCCCGACGCCGATGGCGCTAGGCATCATCGCCGAGACGTTCCCGGCGGCCACCGcggaggaggtgaggaggaTGGTGACGAGGGAGATGCAGGAGCTGGAAGGGACATCGCTGGAGGTGGAAGACGTGGCGAGGGCGGCCGTGTTCTTGGCGTCCGACGAGGCCAAGTTCGTCACCGGCCACaacctcgtcgtcgacggcggcttcACGGTGGGCAAAGACCTCCTCCGAAATCCACCGAGCTCTACTTGA
- the LOC4344210 gene encoding superoxide dismutase [Cu-Zn] 2 — MVKAVAVLASSEGVKGTIFFSQEGDGPTSVTGSVSGLKPGLHGFHVHALGDTTNGCMSTGPHFNPTGKEHGAPQDENRHAGDLGNITAGADGVANVNVSDSQIPLTGAHSIIGRAVVVHADPDDLGKGGHELSKTTGNAGGRVACGIIGLQG; from the exons ATGGTGAAGGCTGTTGCTGTGCTTGCTAGCAGTGAGGGTGTCAAGGGCACCATCTTTTTCTCCCAAGAGGGAGATG GTCCGACCTCTGTGACGGGAAGTGTCTCTGGGCTCAAGCCAGGGCTCCATGGATTCCATGTGCACGCGCTCGGTGACACCACTAATGGCTGCATGTCAACTG GACCACACTTCAATCCTACTGGGAAGGAACATGGGGCACCACAAGATGAGAACCGCCATGCCGGTGATCTTGGAAATATAACAGCTGGAGCAGATG GTGTTGCTAATGTCAATGTCTCTGACAGCCAG ATCCCCCTTACTGGAGCACACTCCATCATTGGCCGAGCTGTTGTTGTCCATGCTGATCCTGATGATCTTGGCAAGG GTGGACATGAGCTTAGCAAGACCACTGGAAATGCTGGGGGCCGAGTTGCTTGCG GAATCATCGGACTCCAGGGTTAG